One genomic region from Streptomyces sp. NBC_00582 encodes:
- a CDS encoding CpaF family protein, translated as MSLRARITSPEERGGRGEDAHLVSSYRTKLLEEIDLAEMSSLAAAERRARLERVLGHIISREGPVLSTGERSQLIRRVVDEALGLGILEPLLEDASITEIMVNGPDAIFVERGGRVEQLPLRFASNDQLMQTIERIVSTVNRRVDETNPMVDARLPSGERVNVIIPPLSLTGPTLTIRRFPRSFTLHELIRFGSLDEPMLHLLAGLVQAKFNVIVSGATGTGKTTLLNALSGLIPESERIITIEDSAELQLQQSHVIRLESRPPNVEGNGRITIRDLVRNSLRMRPDRIVVGEVRGGESLDMLQAMSTGHDGSLATVHANSAEDALMRLQTLASMSDVEIPFVALHDQINSAVDVIVQLTRFADGARRITEVAILDSHGSEAFRLATVARFDARPMTADGRVHGAFAYHPLPRRTADRLYMAGQQIPQAFGVARDALELTTREAR; from the coding sequence ATGAGCCTGCGGGCACGCATCACCTCCCCCGAGGAGCGGGGCGGCCGGGGCGAGGACGCCCATCTGGTCTCCTCCTACCGGACCAAGCTGCTGGAGGAGATCGACCTCGCCGAGATGAGCTCGCTCGCGGCGGCCGAGCGCCGGGCCCGGCTGGAGCGGGTCCTCGGCCACATCATCAGCCGCGAGGGGCCGGTGCTGTCGACGGGCGAGCGCTCGCAGCTCATCCGCCGGGTCGTCGACGAGGCGCTCGGCCTCGGCATCCTCGAACCGCTCCTCGAGGACGCCTCCATCACCGAGATCATGGTGAACGGCCCGGACGCGATCTTCGTCGAGCGGGGCGGCCGGGTCGAGCAACTCCCCCTGCGGTTCGCCTCGAACGACCAGCTCATGCAGACCATCGAACGGATCGTGTCGACCGTCAACCGCCGCGTCGACGAGACGAACCCGATGGTGGACGCCCGCCTTCCCTCCGGGGAACGCGTCAACGTGATCATCCCGCCGCTCTCCCTGACCGGCCCCACCCTCACCATCCGCCGCTTCCCGCGCTCCTTCACCCTCCACGAGCTCATCCGCTTCGGCTCCCTCGACGAACCCATGCTCCATCTGCTGGCGGGGCTGGTGCAGGCGAAGTTCAACGTGATCGTCTCCGGCGCCACCGGCACCGGCAAGACGACCCTGCTCAACGCCCTGTCCGGGCTCATCCCGGAGAGCGAGCGGATCATCACCATCGAGGACTCGGCGGAACTCCAGCTCCAGCAGTCCCACGTCATCCGGCTGGAGTCCCGGCCGCCCAACGTCGAGGGCAACGGCCGGATCACCATCCGCGACCTGGTGCGCAACTCGCTGCGGATGCGCCCCGACCGGATCGTCGTCGGTGAGGTCCGCGGCGGCGAGTCCCTCGACATGCTCCAGGCGATGTCGACCGGCCACGACGGCTCGCTCGCCACCGTCCACGCCAACAGCGCCGAGGACGCGCTGATGCGGCTGCAGACCCTCGCCTCGATGTCCGACGTCGAGATCCCCTTCGTCGCGCTCCACGACCAGATCAACAGCGCGGTCGACGTGATCGTGCAGCTCACCCGGTTCGCCGACGGCGCCCGGCGGATCACCGAGGTGGCGATCCTCGACAGCCACGGCTCGGAGGCCTTCCGGCTCGCCACCGTCGCCCGCTTCGACGCCCGGCCGATGACCGCCGACGGCCGCGTCCACGGCGCCTTCGCGTACCACCCCCTCCCGCGCCGCACCGCCGACCGCCTCTACATGGCGGGCCAGCAGATCCCGCAGGCGTTCGGAGTCGCCCGCGACGCCCTCGAACTCACGACAAGGGAAGCCCGGTAG